The following proteins are encoded in a genomic region of Mahella australiensis 50-1 BON:
- a CDS encoding site-specific DNA-methyltransferase, whose translation MNIQKISVEKLNPAAYNPRKDLKPGDKEYEKLKRSIEEFGYVEPVIWNQKTGNVVGGHQRLKVLLDLGQTEIDCVVVDLDPQREKALNLALNKIQGEWDENKLAELMAELDAGAFDVSLTGFDASEIDELLNRWYSKEAIQDSFDIDKAHEEIVQREPVTKRGDIWLLGNHRLMCGDSTKDEDFEKLMEGCHAQMAVTSPPYGVGKEYEKAGIEPWFETVRPVIRNLCRYADIVCWNLGDLYATGSQFIEPTSVYSVNMFLDNGYRPIWIRIWKKQGQNFGVGPYHLVSNKPVQQYEYISAFSNKGEVEEYNDQEYVWLSAFAGHSYKFVKRLTKEERKKWGYAGIWEMTTVRANKEHPAMFPVELPWRCIKMHSDKGGIVLEPFSGSGTTIIAAEQTERKCYAMELSPVYCDLAVKRWEEFTGEKAVKLED comes from the coding sequence ATGAACATACAAAAAATATCTGTTGAAAAACTTAATCCAGCAGCATACAACCCGCGCAAGGATTTAAAACCTGGCGATAAGGAATATGAAAAGCTAAAACGGTCAATAGAGGAATTTGGCTATGTGGAGCCTGTTATCTGGAACCAAAAGACAGGTAATGTGGTAGGCGGGCATCAACGCTTAAAGGTTTTGCTGGACTTGGGACAGACTGAGATAGACTGCGTTGTAGTGGATCTTGACCCGCAGAGAGAAAAAGCGCTTAATCTTGCTCTTAATAAGATTCAGGGAGAGTGGGACGAGAATAAACTGGCCGAGCTAATGGCTGAGTTGGACGCAGGTGCATTTGATGTTTCGCTTACAGGGTTTGACGCTTCTGAAATAGACGAACTGCTTAACCGATGGTACTCCAAAGAGGCGATACAAGACAGCTTTGACATAGATAAAGCGCATGAGGAAATTGTGCAGCGCGAGCCTGTAACGAAGCGGGGCGATATCTGGCTTCTCGGGAATCATCGCTTGATGTGCGGCGACTCTACTAAGGATGAGGATTTTGAGAAGTTGATGGAAGGGTGTCACGCACAGATGGCAGTGACTTCCCCTCCATATGGGGTAGGCAAAGAATATGAAAAGGCCGGGATTGAACCATGGTTCGAGACAGTACGCCCAGTGATTAGAAACCTGTGCAGGTATGCAGATATTGTCTGCTGGAACTTAGGTGATCTCTATGCCACCGGCTCTCAGTTTATTGAACCCACCAGTGTTTACAGCGTGAATATGTTCTTGGACAACGGTTACCGCCCTATCTGGATCCGCATTTGGAAGAAGCAAGGGCAAAATTTCGGCGTAGGACCCTATCATCTTGTTTCAAACAAGCCGGTTCAGCAGTATGAGTATATTTCAGCCTTCAGCAATAAAGGAGAAGTTGAGGAATATAACGATCAGGAATATGTATGGCTTTCAGCCTTTGCGGGACACAGTTATAAATTTGTGAAACGGCTTACAAAGGAAGAACGCAAGAAATGGGGTTATGCTGGGATATGGGAGATGACCACTGTACGGGCAAACAAGGAGCATCCTGCAATGTTCCCTGTGGAGCTTCCATGGCGGTGCATCAAAATGCACAGCGACAAAGGCGGTATTGTGCTTGAGCCGTTTTCAGGCAGCGGCACCACTATAATTGCGGCTGAACAGACCGAGCGTAAATGCTACGCAATGGAGTTATCCCCTGTTTACTGTGATTTAGCTGTTAAGCGCTGGGAGGAATTCACCGGCGAAAAAGCCGTCAAACTGGAGGATTAA
- a CDS encoding DEAD/DEAH box helicase — MKYEPHEYQEYATNFILSHPIAAILLEMGLGKSVITLTAIFDLTLDSFLIRKALIIAPLRVARDTWPAEIEKWDHLNGLTYSVAVGSEAQRKAALLQRAQVYLINRENVDWLINDSGLPFDYDMVVIDELSSFKSHTSKRFRALRKVRPNVKRIVGLTGTPSSNGLMDLWAEIGILDMGKRLGRYISHFRYAYFVPDKRNQQVIFTYKPKPGAEEAIYRLISDITISMKNTDYLKLPDLVINEIPVHLSKDERQHYEIMKSEMVLSLKGKVIDAVNAAALSNKLLQMANGAVYDGNGGVVRLHDRKLDALEDIIEAANGKPVLIAYWYKHDLERIMERFPAIRLDNAESIKRWNDGEIPVAVIHPASAGHGLNLQAGGSSLVWFGLTWSLELYQQTNARLWRQGQRDTVIIHHIVAKDTIDEQVMKTLKRKDKTQAALIDAVKANLKEALI, encoded by the coding sequence ATGAAATACGAACCACATGAATATCAGGAATATGCCACCAATTTCATACTAAGCCATCCAATCGCGGCAATACTTCTGGAAATGGGTCTTGGTAAAAGTGTCATTACTTTGACGGCCATCTTCGATCTGACATTGGACAGCTTCTTGATTCGCAAGGCGTTAATTATTGCTCCGCTTCGAGTTGCACGAGACACTTGGCCTGCAGAAATCGAAAAATGGGATCACCTGAATGGACTTACCTATTCAGTCGCCGTAGGCAGTGAAGCCCAGCGAAAAGCCGCCCTTCTGCAGAGAGCGCAGGTATATCTTATAAACCGGGAAAATGTGGATTGGCTCATCAACGATAGCGGCTTACCATTCGATTATGACATGGTGGTTATCGATGAGTTGTCATCATTTAAATCTCATACCTCAAAGCGGTTCAGGGCGCTTAGAAAAGTACGGCCAAATGTAAAAAGAATCGTCGGTTTAACAGGAACGCCCTCAAGCAACGGATTGATGGACTTATGGGCCGAGATCGGCATCCTTGATATGGGTAAGCGGCTCGGAAGGTATATATCCCATTTCCGATATGCCTATTTTGTACCGGATAAACGGAATCAGCAGGTCATATTTACCTATAAGCCGAAGCCCGGTGCGGAGGAAGCCATATATCGGCTTATTTCTGATATTACTATCAGCATGAAAAACACTGATTATCTGAAGTTGCCCGATTTGGTGATAAATGAAATTCCAGTCCATCTATCAAAGGATGAACGACAGCATTATGAAATCATGAAGTCGGAAATGGTGCTTTCACTCAAAGGCAAGGTAATCGATGCAGTCAATGCTGCCGCATTGAGTAATAAACTGCTTCAAATGGCAAACGGTGCGGTCTATGACGGCAACGGCGGGGTTGTCCGCCTTCATGATCGCAAGCTGGACGCTTTAGAGGATATTATTGAAGCAGCAAATGGGAAACCGGTGCTTATAGCCTACTGGTATAAGCACGACCTTGAACGGATAATGGAGCGCTTTCCGGCTATCCGGTTGGATAACGCCGAATCCATAAAACGGTGGAATGATGGTGAAATCCCGGTAGCCGTTATCCATCCCGCATCCGCAGGACACGGACTAAATCTGCAGGCCGGCGGTTCTAGCCTTGTATGGTTCGGGCTAACATGGTCACTGGAGCTATACCAGCAGACTAATGCCCGCCTTTGGAGACAAGGTCAAAGGGATACAGTGATAATTCATCACATCGTCGCGAAGGACACAATTGACGAACAAGTTATGAAAACTCTAAAGCGAAAAGATAAAACCCAGGCCGCACTTATCGATGCGGTCAAAGCAAACCTAAAGGAGGCGCTCATATGA
- a CDS encoding DUF4406 domain-containing protein: MHISKFNAEGYPDPTAAEALENIIREEIAKGRKPCVFICSPYAGDIKRNTINAKRYLKFAVNESAIPFAPHLLYPQVLDDSDPVQRRLGLFFGMVWLCKCDELWVFGSNISPGMAAEIDKAKRRHIPIRYFTENCDEVERI, translated from the coding sequence ATGCACATCAGCAAATTTAATGCAGAAGGATATCCTGATCCCACTGCTGCAGAAGCGCTGGAAAATATTATCCGCGAGGAAATTGCGAAAGGCCGGAAACCCTGTGTATTCATTTGTTCTCCCTATGCAGGCGACATCAAGCGCAATACCATAAACGCCAAGAGATATTTAAAGTTTGCAGTGAATGAAAGCGCGATTCCGTTCGCACCACACCTGCTTTACCCGCAGGTATTGGACGACAGCGATCCGGTGCAGCGGAGACTTGGCTTGTTTTTTGGTATGGTGTGGCTGTGTAAATGTGATGAACTCTGGGTATTTGGTAGCAACATTTCTCCGGGGATGGCCGCCGAAATCGATAAAGCAAAACGGCGGCATATTCCAATCAGATACTTTACGGAAAACTGCGATGAGGTGGAGCGGATATGA
- a CDS encoding HNH endonuclease, translating into MIQLPFKPKRPCSHPGCPKLTDGRFCDEHAKHEAKRYERYDRDPAVRKRYNRTWKRIRDRYIAEHPLCERCEKQGRITPAEEVHHIKPLSCGGTNETSNLMSLCTSCHSEITAQEGGRWNRKGRSKSL; encoded by the coding sequence GTGATCCAATTGCCCTTTAAGCCCAAGCGTCCTTGTTCTCATCCCGGCTGTCCCAAGCTGACGGACGGCAGGTTCTGTGATGAACATGCAAAACATGAAGCCAAGCGATATGAACGCTATGACCGCGACCCTGCTGTGAGGAAACGATACAACAGGACATGGAAGCGTATCAGGGATAGATACATAGCGGAGCACCCTCTCTGCGAGCGTTGTGAGAAGCAAGGACGAATTACCCCGGCCGAAGAAGTACACCACATCAAGCCACTGTCCTGTGGTGGGACTAATGAAACGAGTAATCTTATGTCCTTGTGTACTTCCTGTCACTCTGAGATCACTGCACAAGAAGGTGGAAGATGGAACAGGAAGGGGCGGTCAAAATCTCTGTGA
- a CDS encoding site-specific DNA-methyltransferase gives MDILKIPAEKLKPSKYNPRKDLKPGDPEYEKLRRSIEEFGYVEPVIWNKRTGNIVGGHQRYKVLTALGYKEIDCVVLDLDEQREKALNVALNKISGEFDIPLLTDLLMDLNEDGFDVSLTGFDAAEIDELFRDKSTANVKEDNFDTEKAIAEIKIPVTKKGDIWVLGSHRLMCGDSTMLSDVQKLMNGQKARFVFTDPPWNVDYGSDTRHPSWKPRQILNDNMSTEEFGAFLLRAFKCMKEVSEAGCMTYVVMSAQEWGSLMNVMREAGYHWSSTIIWKKDSLVLSRKDYHTQYEPIWYGWLDGTRLCPLKDRKQSDVWEIPRPKVSEEHPTMKPVSLVAKAMLNSSHIGDLTLDLFGGSGTTMIAAQQTGRVCFMMELDSKYCDVIVKRYVSQFGADSVFLVTGSEKIPYAETQID, from the coding sequence ATGGATATACTGAAAATACCAGCAGAAAAATTAAAACCTTCGAAATATAACCCGCGGAAGGACTTAAAACCGGGCGATCCTGAATACGAGAAACTCCGCCGATCCATTGAAGAGTTTGGATATGTAGAGCCGGTCATATGGAATAAACGCACCGGGAATATTGTCGGCGGACATCAGCGTTATAAAGTACTTACAGCTTTGGGGTATAAGGAGATCGACTGTGTTGTACTTGATTTGGATGAACAGCGGGAAAAGGCGCTCAATGTTGCACTGAATAAAATCAGTGGCGAGTTTGATATTCCGCTTTTGACCGATCTGCTTATGGATTTAAATGAAGATGGTTTTGACGTTTCTCTTACCGGGTTTGATGCTGCGGAAATTGATGAGTTGTTCCGTGATAAATCAACCGCTAATGTCAAAGAGGATAATTTCGATACAGAAAAGGCAATTGCAGAGATTAAAATTCCGGTTACCAAAAAGGGCGACATATGGGTACTTGGCAGCCACCGTCTGATGTGCGGTGATAGCACCATGCTTTCAGATGTGCAAAAGCTGATGAACGGACAAAAGGCGAGATTTGTTTTCACCGACCCACCCTGGAATGTTGATTACGGTTCAGATACCAGGCATCCAAGCTGGAAGCCAAGACAAATTCTAAATGACAATATGAGCACCGAAGAATTCGGTGCTTTTTTATTGCGCGCTTTTAAATGCATGAAAGAGGTTTCTGAAGCCGGATGCATGACCTATGTGGTAATGAGTGCTCAGGAATGGGGCAGTTTGATGAACGTCATGCGGGAGGCAGGGTATCACTGGTCGAGCACAATTATATGGAAAAAAGACAGCTTGGTACTATCAAGAAAGGACTATCATACCCAGTACGAGCCGATCTGGTATGGTTGGCTTGATGGAACACGCCTTTGCCCGCTTAAAGACCGTAAACAGTCAGATGTTTGGGAGATACCCCGTCCTAAAGTATCGGAGGAGCACCCTACCATGAAGCCGGTATCGCTTGTAGCAAAGGCAATGCTCAATAGTTCCCATATTGGAGATTTAACTCTTGACCTGTTCGGTGGTTCTGGTACGACAATGATTGCGGCACAGCAGACCGGGCGGGTTTGTTTTATGATGGAGCTTGACTCGAAATACTGCGATGTGATTGTAAAGCGCTATGTTTCACAATTTGGCGCAGATTCAGTATTCTTGGTAACAGGTAGTGAAAAAATACCTTACGCGGAAACACAGATTGATTAA
- a CDS encoding VRR-NUC domain-containing protein, with product MREKYIEQKLIKAVKTAGGLALKFISPGFNGVPDRLLLLPGGIIAFAEIKASGSKPRPLQKRRHEMLRQLGFKVYVIDDESQIGGMLDEIRTT from the coding sequence ATGAGAGAGAAATATATCGAGCAAAAGTTGATAAAAGCGGTCAAGACAGCAGGAGGACTTGCTTTAAAATTTATATCCCCCGGTTTTAATGGAGTACCGGACAGGCTGCTCCTCCTGCCGGGGGGAATCATCGCATTTGCTGAAATAAAAGCGAGTGGATCAAAACCTCGACCGTTACAGAAACGAAGGCATGAAATGCTTCGACAATTAGGGTTTAAGGTTTATGTTATCGACGACGAGAGTCAGATTGGAGGAATGCTGGATGAAATACGAACCACATGA
- a CDS encoding DNA polymerase, with protein MRELFIDIETYSGTDLGKSGVYRYSEAPDFEVLLFGYCADDDEVRVIDLASGEALPTEVLDALTDETVVKWAHNAQFERVCLSRWLERQGINLKALNGNSNFLNPASWRCTMVWSAYLGLPLSLEGAALVTGAEKQKLTEGKELIRYFSSPCKPTKSNGGRTRNLPVHAPDKWEKYKEYNARDVETEMAIMKRLSKFPVPEDEWKYYILDQEINDRGICLDMDLIREAIRCDRRSRTVLTEAVRDITDLDNPNSVAQMKAWFAENGLETETLGKAAVKELLKTAPESFREVLALRQDLAKSSVKKYTAMENAVCSDGRVRGLLQFYGANRTGRFAGRLIQVQNLPQNHLPDLVQARQLVKSGDFDALEILYDSVPGVLSELIRTAFVPMPGYKFIVADFSAIEARVIAWLAGEQWRNEVFASHGKIYEASASQMFRVPIEEITKGSPLRQKGKIAELALGYGGSVGALKAMGALDMGLAEDELQPLVTAWRAANPNITRLWWDVDRAAKTAVREKTAEQTHNILFEYRSGFLFITLPSGRKLAYVKPRIEANRFGSDSITYEGVGASKKWERIESYGPKFVENIVQAISRDILCYAMQRLSSMGFSIVMHIHDEVVIETSCDVSPEIVCRIMSETPPWAEGLFLCADGFECQFYKKD; from the coding sequence ATGAGAGAGCTCTTTATAGACATTGAAACATATAGCGGAACAGACCTCGGTAAATCCGGGGTCTATCGCTATTCAGAGGCGCCGGACTTTGAGGTGCTCCTTTTTGGATACTGTGCAGACGATGATGAGGTGCGTGTTATTGATCTGGCTTCGGGAGAAGCTCTACCGACTGAAGTTTTAGACGCGCTAACAGACGAAACAGTTGTGAAATGGGCACACAATGCGCAGTTTGAGCGGGTCTGCCTGTCGCGCTGGCTGGAGCGCCAAGGTATCAACTTAAAAGCTTTGAATGGGAATAGCAATTTCCTTAATCCGGCATCGTGGCGCTGCACGATGGTGTGGTCCGCCTATCTCGGATTACCCCTCTCGCTGGAGGGCGCCGCTTTGGTCACGGGTGCGGAGAAACAGAAGCTGACCGAGGGCAAGGAGCTCATTCGCTATTTTTCCTCGCCCTGTAAACCCACCAAGTCTAATGGCGGGCGCACGCGTAACCTGCCGGTTCATGCACCGGATAAGTGGGAGAAATACAAGGAATATAACGCTCGCGATGTAGAAACGGAAATGGCAATAATGAAGCGGCTTTCAAAATTCCCTGTGCCGGAGGACGAATGGAAGTACTACATCCTTGATCAGGAGATTAATGATCGGGGCATCTGTTTAGATATGGATCTGATTAGAGAGGCCATCCGTTGTGACAGGCGATCAAGGACCGTACTTACCGAAGCCGTGCGAGATATCACCGACCTGGACAATCCCAACTCTGTTGCCCAGATGAAGGCGTGGTTTGCTGAAAATGGCTTGGAAACCGAGACACTTGGTAAAGCAGCCGTCAAGGAACTACTGAAAACAGCGCCGGAGAGTTTCCGGGAGGTGCTGGCATTACGGCAAGACCTCGCCAAGAGCAGCGTCAAGAAATACACGGCTATGGAGAACGCAGTATGCTCGGACGGCAGAGTCAGAGGTCTATTGCAGTTTTATGGTGCGAATCGAACCGGACGATTTGCAGGCAGGCTGATTCAGGTTCAGAACCTTCCGCAGAACCATTTACCTGATCTGGTTCAGGCTCGGCAGCTTGTTAAGTCTGGTGACTTCGATGCTTTGGAAATCCTATACGATTCCGTACCAGGCGTTCTATCGGAGCTTATCCGTACCGCCTTTGTACCTATGCCCGGATACAAGTTTATCGTTGCTGATTTCAGTGCAATCGAAGCCCGTGTCATTGCATGGCTTGCCGGAGAACAGTGGCGAAATGAGGTGTTTGCAAGCCACGGGAAGATCTATGAAGCGTCGGCGAGCCAGATGTTCCGTGTTCCCATCGAGGAAATAACAAAAGGCAGTCCGCTTCGGCAAAAGGGCAAGATCGCTGAACTGGCTCTCGGGTACGGTGGATCGGTCGGTGCTCTCAAAGCGATGGGTGCTCTTGATATGGGCCTTGCAGAGGATGAACTCCAGCCGTTGGTAACCGCATGGCGTGCAGCGAATCCCAACATCACCAGACTATGGTGGGATGTTGACCGTGCAGCAAAAACAGCAGTACGGGAAAAGACCGCAGAACAAACACACAACATCCTATTTGAATACCGCAGTGGATTTCTCTTTATCACACTCCCGTCCGGCAGAAAGCTTGCTTATGTAAAGCCGCGCATTGAAGCTAACCGCTTTGGCTCCGATTCGATAACATACGAAGGCGTTGGCGCTTCAAAGAAGTGGGAGCGCATCGAAAGCTATGGCCCGAAATTTGTCGAGAACATCGTGCAGGCAATAAGCCGGGATATTCTCTGCTATGCGATGCAAAGGCTGAGCAGCATGGGTTTTTCGATTGTTATGCACATTCATGATGAGGTGGTTATAGAAACATCATGCGATGTGTCGCCGGAGATTGTTTGCCGCATTATGAGCGAAACACCGCCTTGGGCGGAGGGCTTATTCCTATGCGCTGATGGCTTCGAATGTCAGTTTTATAAAAAAGACTGA
- a CDS encoding phage antirepressor KilAC domain-containing protein codes for MNELTVFNYEGKDIRTVQRGGETWWVLKDVCDVLELSNPSMIADRLDEDEQMKVDPKQYLGSRSNEPITVISESGLYNVILLSRKPEAKKFKHWVTHEVLPSIRRHGVYAVDELLADPDLLIMALQELKAERTRNAALTETVHIQRQQIAEMKPKASYYDVILNCKDAVAITTIAKDYGKSGQWLNEYLHTLGVQYKQGNIWLLYQKYAQNGYTCTKTHNYLGSDGEYHAKVHTYWTQKGRLFIYELLKSHGYLPLIEQSLEFEVM; via the coding sequence ATGAACGAACTGACAGTATTCAATTACGAAGGCAAGGATATTCGGACTGTCCAACGCGGCGGGGAAACGTGGTGGGTTCTAAAGGATGTCTGTGATGTACTCGAGCTTTCGAATCCCAGCATGATTGCAGATAGGCTGGACGAGGACGAGCAAATGAAAGTTGACCCTAAACAATACTTAGGGTCACGAAGCAATGAGCCAATTACAGTTATTAGCGAGAGCGGGCTTTATAACGTTATCCTGCTTTCCCGCAAACCTGAAGCGAAGAAGTTTAAGCACTGGGTGACTCATGAAGTCCTTCCTTCCATCCGAAGGCATGGAGTATATGCCGTGGATGAACTGCTTGCCGATCCTGATCTTTTGATCATGGCACTTCAGGAGCTTAAGGCTGAGCGGACAAGAAATGCTGCTCTTACAGAAACAGTTCACATCCAAAGACAGCAAATTGCTGAGATGAAACCAAAGGCCAGTTACTATGATGTTATCCTAAACTGCAAAGATGCTGTTGCAATTACTACTATCGCAAAAGATTATGGGAAGTCCGGTCAATGGCTTAATGAGTATCTTCACACCCTCGGAGTGCAGTACAAGCAGGGCAACATCTGGCTTCTGTATCAAAAATATGCGCAGAACGGATATACCTGCACCAAAACCCATAACTATCTGGGCAGCGATGGTGAGTATCACGCGAAAGTCCATACTTACTGGACACAGAAAGGCCGCCTCTTTATCTACGAACTGCTTAAGTCCCATGGCTATCTGCCGCTTATCGAACAAAGCCTTGAATTTGAGGTAATGTGA
- a CDS encoding P27 family phage terminase small subunit, translating into MAKDGTYRGGARIGAGQKKKPLADKILEGNPGRRKLMVMEFTDAEELEGESMPPPRDYLAAKQKNGKTTLAVEIYEKTWQWLKERRCVHLIPAQLIEQYAQSVARWIQCEECITEFGFLAKHPTTGNAIPSPYVAMSQSFMKQANNLWYQIYQVVRENCATEYKGATPHDDVMEKLLTARRGG; encoded by the coding sequence ATGGCAAAAGACGGTACCTACCGCGGCGGGGCGCGTATCGGCGCAGGACAGAAGAAAAAGCCTCTGGCGGATAAGATTTTGGAAGGAAACCCCGGCAGACGAAAACTAATGGTAATGGAGTTTACGGATGCTGAGGAACTGGAAGGCGAGAGCATGCCGCCACCGAGGGATTATCTTGCTGCAAAGCAGAAGAACGGAAAAACAACACTGGCAGTGGAAATATACGAAAAAACATGGCAGTGGCTTAAGGAACGCAGGTGTGTTCACCTTATCCCTGCGCAGCTTATAGAGCAATATGCCCAGAGTGTGGCGCGGTGGATCCAGTGCGAGGAATGTATCACCGAATTTGGCTTTCTTGCTAAGCATCCGACCACTGGCAATGCCATCCCGTCACCTTATGTGGCCATGAGTCAAAGCTTCATGAAACAGGCCAATAACCTGTGGTATCAAATTTACCAAGTTGTGCGGGAAAACTGTGCTACCGAATACAAAGGGGCTACTCCCCACGATGATGTGATGGAAAAACTCCTGACAGCCAGGAGGGGTGGCTGA
- a CDS encoding virulence-associated E family protein: protein MKIAVGNSRMDRKWKNRDITWEDFKNTVRTTKRTTETVSEFRKMNRARQDAIKDVGGFVGGVLREGKRRNGYVLCRSMLTLDMDYAKSDTWDMIESLHDWQCCVYSTHKHTPEAPRLRLIVPLSREVSEDEYPALGRMVAKEIGIDLFDDTTYEASRLMYWPSTPSDGEFVFREKDGTLLDPDVYLSKYADWRDTSTWPVSSRQSEIVRRQITRQADPLTKEGAVGAFCRAYSIMEAIEEFLSDVYEPSAIHGRYDYIPADSSAGLVIYDGKFAYSHHATDPACGKLLNSFDLVRIHRFRDLDDKTTEDTPPGKLPSFRAMTELAIKDERVKEQFAEERKAQAKSEFNNENWQKQLELEKNGAVKNTLRNLTLIIENDPALKGIVFNQLSDSLEIKGEVPWQHPSRFWRDADDAQLISYIDSRYGTFSARNYEIAVTKVADDRSYHPIREFIDTLPEWDGIPRVDTLLVDYLGAVDNAYVRSVTRKTLCAAIARVLTPGIKFDSMLVLNGPQGGGKSTLIAKLGGEWFSDSLSLSDTKDKTAAEKLQGYWILEIGELAGLKKAELETLRSFLSRQNDIYRASFGRRATPHMRQCVFFGTTNAEKGYLRDTTGNRRFWPVKTPGNGTKKSWQLAQSEVLQIWAEALAYVKAGEKLYLDPGLEKLAKEEQREAMESDERDGLVRDYLDMLLPEDWDTMDLYERRAYINGTEFGESRKAGVRRRTSVSNLEIWCECFGKDRANCKRMDSNEISAIMSGIGEWKIAPKKERIPLYGPQWVYVRAAVPDSVPRDRALEHV, encoded by the coding sequence ATGAAGATAGCGGTCGGAAACAGCCGTATGGACAGAAAGTGGAAGAATCGTGACATCACATGGGAGGACTTCAAAAACACCGTCCGTACCACAAAGCGTACAACTGAAACGGTGTCGGAGTTCCGTAAGATGAACCGTGCCCGTCAAGACGCAATTAAGGATGTGGGTGGTTTCGTAGGAGGAGTCCTTCGCGAGGGCAAGCGCAGAAACGGTTATGTGCTATGCCGCTCGATGCTTACCCTGGATATGGATTATGCAAAGTCCGATACTTGGGATATGATTGAGTCTCTCCATGACTGGCAGTGCTGTGTATATTCCACGCATAAGCATACGCCTGAGGCTCCGAGACTTCGGCTAATCGTACCCCTTTCCCGCGAGGTCAGCGAGGACGAATATCCAGCGTTAGGCCGCATGGTGGCAAAAGAAATCGGAATTGATCTGTTCGATGATACCACCTATGAAGCTTCGCGGTTAATGTACTGGCCGTCGACGCCATCCGACGGCGAGTTTGTATTTCGGGAGAAAGATGGAACTCTGCTTGATCCGGACGTGTATCTTTCCAAATATGCTGACTGGCGAGATACCTCTACATGGCCGGTGTCATCACGGCAATCAGAGATTGTGCGGCGGCAGATAACCCGTCAAGCTGATCCGCTGACAAAGGAAGGTGCAGTGGGGGCGTTTTGCAGAGCGTATTCCATCATGGAAGCAATAGAAGAGTTTCTTTCTGATGTATATGAGCCAAGCGCAATCCACGGAAGGTACGATTATATTCCTGCTGATTCTTCGGCAGGCCTGGTCATATACGACGGAAAGTTTGCCTATAGTCACCATGCCACTGACCCGGCATGCGGAAAGCTGCTCAACTCGTTTGACCTTGTGCGTATACATCGATTCCGCGATCTGGATGATAAAACAACCGAGGATACTCCACCCGGTAAACTTCCGTCTTTTAGAGCAATGACGGAGCTGGCGATTAAGGATGAACGCGTCAAGGAGCAATTCGCCGAGGAACGCAAGGCGCAGGCTAAATCGGAGTTTAATAATGAAAACTGGCAAAAGCAGCTGGAGCTTGAGAAGAATGGCGCGGTAAAGAACACCCTCCGCAATCTCACGTTGATTATTGAAAATGACCCCGCGCTCAAGGGGATTGTGTTCAACCAGCTCTCCGACAGCTTGGAAATTAAGGGTGAAGTGCCGTGGCAGCATCCATCAAGATTCTGGCGGGACGCAGATGATGCCCAGCTAATCAGTTATATCGACAGCCGCTACGGAACCTTCTCTGCTCGAAATTATGAGATTGCAGTTACAAAGGTGGCTGATGACCGATCATATCATCCGATACGCGAGTTTATAGATACTCTGCCTGAATGGGACGGTATCCCGCGCGTGGATACACTGCTGGTCGATTACCTTGGCGCTGTCGACAACGCATATGTACGCTCTGTCACAAGAAAGACCCTGTGCGCCGCAATTGCACGTGTCCTGACGCCCGGCATCAAATTTGACTCCATGCTGGTGCTAAACGGCCCACAGGGTGGAGGCAAAAGCACCTTAATTGCCAAGCTGGGTGGAGAGTGGTTTTCTGACAGTCTCTCGCTATCGGACACCAAAGACAAGACAGCAGCTGAAAAGCTCCAGGGCTATTGGATACTGGAGATTGGAGAACTCGCTGGGTTGAAGAAGGCTGAATTAGAAACACTCCGCAGCTTCCTTTCCCGGCAAAATGATATCTACCGAGCCAGCTTCGGGCGCCGGGCAACACCGCACATGCGGCAGTGCGTTTTCTTCGGAACCACCAATGCCGAGAAAGGATATCTTCGGGATACTACCGGCAACCGCCGCTTCTGGCCGGTAAAAACACCTGGCAATGGGACAAAGAAGTCTTGGCAGCTCGCGCAGAGTGAAGTCTTGCAGATATGGGCAGAAGCGCTTGCGTATGTTAAAGCGGGCGAAAAGTTGTATTTAGATCCCGGCCTTGAAAAACTTGCTAAAGAGGAACAGCGGGAAGCGATGGAATCTGATGAGCGCGACGGTCTCGTACGCGATTATCTAGATATGCTCCTGCCGGAAGATTGGGACACGATGGACTTATATGAGCGCAGGGCTTATATAAATGGCACCGAATTTGGAGAAAGCCGGAAAGCAGGCGTCCGCAGACGCACCTCAGTTTCCAACCTTGAGATTTGGTGTGAGTGCTTTGGTAAAGACCGCGCTAATTGTAAACGCATGGACAGCAACGAGATCTCTGCAATAATGTCGGGAATTGGCGAATGGAAGATAGCACCGAAAAAGGAGCGCATCCCGTTATACGGCCCGCAATGGGTGTATGTCCGCGCGGCTGTTCCTGACTCTGTTCCAAGAGACCGTGCTTTGGAACATGTGTGA